Proteins from a single region of Anaerolineales bacterium:
- a CDS encoding rod shape-determining protein (functions in MreBCD complex in some organisms), which produces MAFNPLNWLLGFFSLDIGIDLGTANTLVNVRGKGIVINEPSWVAIDKRTRIPLAIGAEAKEMMGRTPPNVIAIRPLRDGVISEFEITQAMLEYFIEKAHRQSIVPVPRPRVVVGIPSGATEVEKRAVYDAAMSAGAREAGLIEEPMAAALGAGLPVNEIRGSMIVDIGGGTSEVAVISMGGIVVSRSLRVAGDELDQDIVQYMRNKYNLLIGERIAEQAKINIGSATHLPEEKTIILRGRNLVTGLPESVEVSSVEIREAISVSVNTIIDTVKDAMDETPPEIIADLMETGVCLSGGGGLLQGLDRRLSEELKIRVWVAEDPMSCVARGAGSVLENYDILNHLLTSLERSSDGRHAQFGS; this is translated from the coding sequence TTGGCTTTTAACCCCCTTAATTGGTTGTTGGGCTTTTTCTCCCTTGATATTGGGATTGATCTGGGAACCGCAAACACCTTGGTCAATGTTCGTGGAAAAGGCATCGTGATCAATGAGCCTTCATGGGTCGCGATTGATAAACGCACGCGCATTCCCCTGGCGATCGGTGCCGAAGCCAAGGAAATGATGGGACGCACCCCACCCAATGTGATTGCCATCCGACCATTGCGTGACGGGGTCATCTCAGAATTCGAGATCACCCAGGCCATGCTTGAATATTTTATAGAAAAAGCTCACCGCCAGAGCATCGTTCCTGTACCACGCCCACGCGTGGTGGTGGGTATTCCTTCTGGTGCTACCGAAGTCGAGAAACGCGCCGTGTATGATGCGGCCATGTCGGCTGGGGCGCGTGAAGCTGGTTTGATTGAAGAGCCCATGGCAGCTGCCCTGGGAGCCGGATTACCGGTCAATGAGATTCGCGGCAGCATGATCGTCGATATCGGTGGCGGGACCTCCGAGGTAGCGGTGATTTCCATGGGCGGGATTGTCGTCTCGCGCTCTTTGCGTGTAGCCGGTGACGAGTTGGATCAGGATATCGTCCAGTATATGCGTAATAAATATAACCTGCTGATCGGTGAGCGGATTGCCGAACAGGCTAAAATCAATATCGGATCTGCCACCCATTTACCAGAGGAAAAAACCATCATCCTACGCGGCAGGAACCTGGTGACTGGCTTGCCGGAAAGCGTGGAAGTGTCATCAGTGGAAATCCGTGAAGCGATATCAGTCTCAGTGAACACCATCATCGATACCGTCAAGGACGCCATGGATGAGACCCCTCCTGAGATCATCGCCGACCTGATGGAGACCGGGGTCTGCCTTTCGGGCGGCGGTGGGTTGCTGCAGGGTTTGGACCGCCGGTTGAGTGAGGAGCTCAAAATCCGGGTGTGGGTCGCTGAAGATCCAATGAGCTGTGTTGCACGAGGTGCAGGCTCAGTGCTCGAGAACTATGATATTTTAAATCACCTGCTGACCAGCCTGGAACGT
- the ruvA gene encoding Holliday junction branch migration protein RuvA, whose amino-acid sequence MISILHGNVISQESDGIIVDVNGVGFHVLVPVPLRDRLQPGENIYLFTRMIVREDAWILCGFETKEGREVFDLVLSVNGVGPRLAMSILSTLTPDTIRRAVFNDQAEVFSRVPGIGNKTAQKIVLHLQDRLPSTEGLAPLSRISEVDTEVLAALTSLGYSLVEAQAALQYIPRDTPQDVETRLRIALQYFSTP is encoded by the coding sequence ATGATTTCCATCTTGCACGGTAATGTTATTTCTCAAGAATCCGATGGGATCATTGTGGATGTCAATGGGGTTGGCTTCCATGTACTGGTACCTGTGCCCTTGCGTGATCGCCTTCAACCGGGAGAGAATATTTACTTATTTACCCGTATGATCGTCCGGGAGGACGCCTGGATTTTATGCGGTTTTGAAACCAAAGAGGGCCGTGAAGTGTTTGACCTGGTACTCAGCGTTAATGGCGTAGGACCGCGCCTCGCAATGAGCATCCTCTCAACCCTGACACCAGATACAATCCGCCGGGCAGTGTTTAATGACCAGGCGGAGGTTTTTAGCCGAGTGCCTGGCATCGGGAATAAGACTGCCCAAAAGATCGTGCTGCATTTGCAGGACCGCCTGCCATCCACGGAAGGATTGGCTCCCCTGTCAAGAATCAGCGAGGTGGACACCGAGGTACTGGCAGCTCTCACCTCCCTTGGATATAGCCTGGTTGAAGCTCAGGCAGCCTTGCAGTATATCCCACGCGATACCCCTCAGGACGTGGAGACACGTCTACGCATAGCCTTGCAATATTTTTCCACTCCGTAA
- a CDS encoding SAM-dependent methyltransferase has protein sequence MKTDYPSKSPMIELFTSTSWKDYELLDSGDGLKLERYGSYRFIRPEHQAVWNPALQQKEWEKAVAVFQPTSDESGGNWHFTKKIDLQWEMHYRELKFIARTSNSRHLGVFPEQATHWDWLSKTITASKSSVNVLNLFGYTGLATLAAAQAGAHVTHLDASKKAISYARENQLLSGLQDKPIRWIIDDAVKFVQREARRGVHYDGIIMDPPKFGRGPKGEVWEFFKMLPYLLQQIKPLFPPQPLFLVITAYAIRASALSLHFAVQELMQSYRGSLSTGELVTHETSAGRILSMAITSRWSAD, from the coding sequence ATGAAAACTGATTATCCGAGCAAGTCGCCAATGATCGAATTGTTCACTTCCACCTCGTGGAAGGATTATGAGCTATTAGATAGTGGTGACGGCTTAAAGCTTGAGCGATATGGATCGTACCGCTTTATCCGCCCCGAGCATCAAGCGGTCTGGAATCCTGCCTTACAGCAGAAAGAATGGGAAAAAGCAGTGGCTGTATTCCAGCCCACCAGTGACGAGAGCGGTGGGAATTGGCATTTTACAAAGAAGATTGATCTCCAGTGGGAGATGCACTACCGCGAGCTAAAGTTCATCGCCCGTACCAGCAATTCACGTCACCTGGGTGTATTTCCCGAGCAAGCCACGCATTGGGATTGGCTTAGTAAGACCATCACTGCATCCAAGTCATCGGTCAATGTTTTAAACTTATTTGGTTATACCGGTCTGGCTACACTGGCTGCCGCCCAGGCAGGAGCGCATGTCACCCACCTGGATGCTTCTAAGAAGGCCATTTCGTACGCCCGTGAAAATCAGCTGCTATCAGGCTTGCAAGATAAACCAATTCGTTGGATCATTGATGATGCAGTGAAGTTCGTCCAACGCGAGGCCCGCAGGGGTGTGCATTATGATGGCATTATCATGGATCCGCCTAAGTTTGGCCGAGGTCCAAAAGGTGAGGTGTGGGAGTTCTTCAAGATGCTGCCCTACTTGTTGCAACAGATCAAGCCCTTGTTCCCGCCCCAGCCACTTTTCCTGGTGATCACCGCTTATGCCATTCGGGCATCTGCATTATCCCTGCATTTTGCTGTCCAGGAATTGATGCAATCCTATCGGGGGAGCTTGTCGACAGGCGAGCTGGTAACCCATGAAACCAGCGCTGGGCGAATCTTATCGATGGCGATAACTTCACGATGGTCAGCGGATTAA
- a CDS encoding crossover junction endodeoxyribonuclease RuvC — protein sequence MITLGIDPGTAITGYGLINEEQDGSLTVVDYGVIRTKSDESQAERLVQLYHKIKNLILLHHPITGAVEKLFFERNVRTAIHVGEARGVALLAMAEQNLPIGEYTPLEVKQAVAGYGAAEKSQVQQMVRALLCLESIPQPDDAADALAVAICHIHSQKILRLYDQSR from the coding sequence ATGATCACCTTAGGGATTGATCCTGGTACGGCGATCACCGGATATGGACTGATCAATGAAGAGCAGGATGGTAGCCTCACGGTTGTTGATTATGGAGTGATCCGCACAAAGTCTGACGAATCACAGGCTGAGCGTTTGGTCCAGCTTTACCATAAAATTAAAAATCTCATCCTTCTCCACCACCCCATCACAGGTGCGGTGGAGAAGCTTTTTTTTGAGCGGAATGTACGGACTGCCATCCATGTCGGTGAGGCGCGTGGTGTGGCCCTGCTGGCTATGGCAGAGCAGAATCTGCCTATTGGTGAATACACTCCACTGGAAGTGAAGCAGGCGGTGGCAGGTTATGGGGCAGCTGAAAAATCTCAAGTTCAGCAAATGGTCAGGGCATTATTATGCCTGGAATCAATACCCCAACCTGATGATGCAGCGGATGCCCTGGCTGTTGCCATCTGCCACATTCACAGCCAAAAAATCCTCAGGCTTTATGATCAGAGTCGTTGA
- a CDS encoding YebC/PmpR family DNA-binding transcriptional regulator, with protein sequence MSGHSHWATIRRKKGAADAKRGQIFTRLAREIAMAAREGGGDPSTNVGLELAIDRARAQNMPKDNIERAIKRGTGESKEGGELEQVYYEGYANHGVALMINVVTDNRNRAVAEIRHALTRNGGSMAEAGSVGWQFNKSAYFSFPAQGVDQNKVFELAVEAGADDVIFDKDSIEIIGPVDSFKAISDSLHAASITPEEAGLRMIPKNEIELAPDATVQVMRTIEVLEELDDVQEVFSNLTITDEAIARLEQD encoded by the coding sequence ATGTCAGGACATTCGCATTGGGCTACGATTCGGCGAAAGAAAGGTGCCGCCGACGCTAAACGTGGTCAAATCTTTACTCGCTTAGCGCGTGAAATCGCCATGGCGGCTCGTGAAGGTGGTGGTGATCCCTCAACCAACGTAGGCTTAGAACTTGCCATCGACCGTGCCCGGGCGCAGAATATGCCCAAGGATAATATCGAGCGGGCAATCAAGCGGGGTACCGGTGAAAGCAAAGAAGGTGGAGAGCTCGAGCAGGTATATTACGAGGGATATGCCAATCACGGTGTGGCTTTGATGATTAACGTGGTGACCGATAATCGGAACCGTGCCGTAGCTGAGATTCGCCATGCCCTCACTCGCAATGGCGGGAGCATGGCTGAAGCTGGCTCGGTAGGCTGGCAGTTCAACAAATCTGCTTATTTCTCCTTTCCTGCACAAGGTGTCGATCAAAACAAGGTCTTCGAGCTAGCCGTAGAAGCCGGTGCGGATGACGTCATTTTTGATAAGGATTCCATCGAGATCATTGGTCCGGTAGATTCCTTTAAGGCGATCTCCGATAGCTTGCATGCTGCCAGCATAACGCCAGAGGAAGCCGGGTTACGCATGATTCCCAAGAATGAGATTGAACTGGCACCCGATGCTACCGTTCAGGTCATGCGTACGATCGAAGTGCTTGAAGAGCTGGATGATGTCCAGGAGGTGTTCTCAAACCTGACCATCACCGATGAGGCGATTGCAAGGCTTGAGCAAGATTAG
- a CDS encoding inositol-3-phosphate synthase: MSNGDKKVRVAIIGVGNCASSLVQGVSFYQNAKKDEKIPGIMHVNLGGYHIRDIEFSAAFDVVDTKVGKDLSEAIYAFPNNTYKFIEVPKLNVPVARGMTHDGLGKYLSQVVKKAPGPTADIINILKDTKTDVVINYLPVGSEMATKWYVEQILEAGCAFVNAIPVFISSSEYWSKRFQERNLPIIGDDIKSQVGATILHRVLTSLFVDRGVKLDRTYQLNFGGNTDFLNMLERERLESKKISKTGAVTSMLPYTLPETDVHVGPSDYVPWLSDRKWCYVRMEGTTFGNVPLNLEVKLEVWDSPNSAGVVIDAVRCAKLALDRNIAGPLIGPSSYFMKTPPKQFKDDIAREMTEAYIRGKE, encoded by the coding sequence GTGAGTAACGGTGATAAAAAAGTTCGTGTAGCCATTATCGGTGTCGGTAATTGTGCCTCTTCGCTGGTTCAGGGGGTATCTTTCTATCAGAATGCTAAGAAAGATGAGAAGATCCCCGGTATCATGCATGTCAACCTGGGCGGGTATCACATACGAGATATCGAGTTCTCCGCCGCATTTGATGTGGTGGATACCAAGGTTGGCAAGGATTTATCCGAAGCCATCTACGCCTTTCCAAATAATACCTATAAATTCATTGAGGTACCCAAGCTGAATGTGCCCGTCGCTCGAGGGATGACCCATGATGGGTTGGGGAAATATCTGTCACAGGTTGTCAAGAAAGCCCCTGGGCCGACTGCCGATATCATCAACATCCTGAAAGACACCAAAACCGATGTTGTTATCAACTACCTGCCAGTCGGTTCGGAAATGGCAACGAAATGGTATGTTGAGCAGATCCTGGAAGCCGGTTGTGCGTTTGTGAATGCCATCCCGGTCTTTATCTCCAGCTCGGAATATTGGTCTAAGCGTTTTCAGGAGCGTAATTTGCCCATCATTGGCGATGACATCAAGAGTCAGGTGGGTGCTACCATCCTTCACCGGGTGCTCACCAGCCTGTTTGTCGACCGGGGTGTAAAACTGGACCGTACCTACCAGTTAAATTTTGGTGGTAACACTGATTTCCTCAATATGCTCGAGCGTGAACGGCTGGAATCCAAGAAAATTTCAAAGACTGGCGCGGTGACCAGCATGCTCCCTTACACGCTGCCCGAGACCGATGTTCACGTCGGTCCGAGTGATTATGTCCCCTGGCTGTCTGACCGTAAGTGGTGTTATGTAAGGATGGAAGGCACGACATTCGGGAATGTGCCATTGAACCTGGAAGTTAAATTAGAAGTTTGGGATTCACCCAATTCAGCAGGTGTGGTCATAGACGCTGTCCGTTGCGCCAAGCTCGCTCTCGACCGGAACATTGCTGGTCCGCTCATCGGCCCTTCTTCCTATTTTATGAAAACCCCACCCAAGCAGTTCAAAGATGACATCGCCCGTGAGATGACGGAAGCGTACATCCGCGGCAAAGAGTAG
- a CDS encoding ATP-dependent helicase, translating into MMFKLRPKQEDILKYTHGKMGISAVPGSGKTWTLSFLAADLLKRGILLDDQEILVVTLVNSAVDNFYNRISSFIEKRGLIPNIGYRVRTLHGLAHDIVRERPELLGLDSNFQILDERESDNIRDGVAQAWLTSHPSELDAFLDPKLEENKKDWVVREKLPDLVNDVARSFIRYAKDHQFTPEHLREHIKHLPASLPLAAMGVEMYENYQNALIYRGAVDFDDLIRLALTALEWDASLLERLRHRWPYILEDEAQDSSLLQEKILNLLAGETGNWVRVGDPNQAIYETFTTASPEYLRDFLRRPGVQQKELPNSGRSTPGIIRLANGLVQWTNGEHPNTAVQDALQASPLIEPTPIDDPQPNPPDELTCIHISTKKYKPSEEIQAVADSLERWLPDHPEATVAVLVPRNLRAFDLVDELRHRHIPYYDDLLRSSSSTRFSAGSLGNILQYLADPGSSSKLAKVYRVWKRDSRQNEDENAQVEKQAELLHKISHVEDYLWPTSGLDWLEDSGLEERAPESYTQFTQFRFLVRRWQEAVLLPIDQIVLMLAQDLLTDAGELAVAYKLSELLARAQDAHPDWRLHQLSDELAMIAKNERRFIGFSESDSGFEPDKHKGKVIISTMHKAKGLEWDRVYLMSVNNYDFPSGQGGDPYISEKYFIRDSLNIEAEALAQLNVLVSSDEYHWYQEGKATFAARNDYARERLRLLYVGVTRAKKELIITWNDGRRGEARPAIPLVALAAFQERSGENQHEPT; encoded by the coding sequence ATGATGTTCAAACTTCGCCCCAAGCAGGAAGATATATTAAAGTACACCCATGGCAAGATGGGGATTTCTGCTGTACCCGGCAGTGGAAAGACCTGGACATTGTCCTTTCTAGCTGCAGATTTGCTTAAACGCGGTATTCTCTTGGATGACCAGGAAATCCTGGTGGTCACCCTTGTCAATTCAGCAGTGGACAATTTCTACAACCGGATCAGCTCGTTTATCGAAAAGCGAGGGTTGATCCCCAATATCGGCTACCGAGTTCGGACGTTGCATGGTTTGGCACACGATATCGTTCGAGAACGTCCGGAACTGCTCGGGTTGGATTCGAATTTTCAGATCCTCGATGAAAGGGAATCGGACAACATCAGGGATGGTGTGGCTCAGGCATGGCTAACGAGCCACCCAAGCGAATTGGATGCATTCCTCGACCCCAAGCTTGAAGAGAATAAAAAAGACTGGGTGGTACGAGAAAAACTTCCAGACCTGGTGAATGATGTCGCTCGTAGTTTTATTCGGTATGCCAAAGATCACCAATTTACACCAGAACACTTGCGCGAGCACATAAAACATTTGCCTGCCTCCCTTCCCCTTGCCGCGATGGGCGTGGAAATGTACGAAAATTATCAAAATGCGCTCATTTATCGCGGGGCGGTTGATTTTGATGACCTGATCCGCCTGGCTCTCACAGCCCTGGAATGGGATGCATCGCTGCTGGAACGCCTGCGCCACCGCTGGCCATATATCCTGGAAGATGAAGCCCAAGACAGCAGCTTGCTACAGGAGAAGATCCTCAACCTGCTGGCGGGAGAAACTGGCAATTGGGTGCGCGTGGGTGACCCGAACCAGGCGATTTACGAGACGTTTACCACTGCCAGCCCGGAGTATTTACGCGATTTTCTCCGGCGACCAGGCGTTCAGCAGAAGGAATTGCCCAATTCAGGGCGCTCAACGCCTGGAATCATCAGGTTGGCCAATGGGTTGGTGCAGTGGACGAACGGGGAACATCCAAACACAGCCGTACAGGATGCTCTGCAGGCTTCGCCTCTGATCGAACCTACTCCCATCGATGACCCCCAGCCCAATCCGCCAGATGAGCTAACCTGCATCCATATCTCAACAAAGAAATATAAGCCATCTGAAGAGATCCAGGCCGTGGCAGATAGCCTTGAACGGTGGTTGCCTGACCACCCGGAAGCGACGGTGGCAGTTCTGGTACCGCGCAACCTGAGGGCTTTCGATCTGGTTGACGAGCTACGCCATAGGCACATCCCTTACTATGACGATCTGCTGCGTAGCTCGAGCAGCACACGTTTTTCAGCTGGAAGCCTGGGAAACATCCTGCAGTACCTGGCAGATCCCGGCTCATCCAGCAAGTTAGCCAAGGTGTACCGGGTCTGGAAGCGCGATAGCCGCCAAAATGAAGATGAAAATGCGCAGGTCGAAAAACAAGCCGAGTTGCTCCACAAAATCAGCCATGTTGAAGATTATTTGTGGCCGACAAGCGGATTAGACTGGCTGGAGGATTCCGGGTTGGAGGAACGGGCACCTGAAAGCTACACGCAATTCACGCAGTTCCGTTTCTTGGTGCGACGCTGGCAGGAAGCCGTGCTGCTGCCTATCGATCAGATCGTTCTGATGCTGGCCCAGGACCTATTGACCGATGCGGGCGAGCTGGCTGTGGCGTATAAGCTTTCAGAGCTGCTTGCCCGCGCTCAAGATGCCCATCCAGACTGGCGATTGCACCAGCTCTCTGATGAGCTGGCCATGATCGCGAAAAATGAGCGCAGATTTATTGGCTTCAGTGAAAGTGATTCAGGGTTCGAGCCAGATAAACACAAGGGGAAGGTGATCATCTCCACAATGCATAAAGCCAAAGGGCTGGAGTGGGACAGGGTGTATTTGATGTCGGTGAATAACTACGATTTCCCTTCCGGCCAGGGGGGTGATCCATATATTTCAGAAAAATATTTCATCAGGGATTCCTTGAATATCGAAGCGGAAGCCCTTGCCCAGCTGAATGTATTGGTGTCAAGTGACGAATACCATTGGTACCAGGAAGGAAAAGCGACATTCGCGGCACGGAATGACTACGCACGCGAGCGGCTACGCTTACTTTATGTTGGCGTCACGCGTGCCAAGAAGGAGCTGATCATCACCTGGAATGATGGGCGGCGCGGAGAAGCCCGGCCAGCCATACCACTCGTAGCGCTAGCTGCGTTCCAGGAACGCTCAGGAGAAAACCAACATGAGCCTACCTAG
- a CDS encoding PD-(D/E)XK nuclease family protein, with protein MSLPRGFIFSQSSLQDYVDCQRRFQLRYLLHQKWPAVEAEPYLENERRIDQGSKFHQIVHQHLVGVPENEIKISIANDEVLEAWWNNYLHSIRDGVLASIQLDNNPHFEELTLSAPVGDFRVLAKYDLLLCQTDGKWLIFDWKTSENHPKRKWLANRLQTHIYPYILSKAGACLGGGEAIDPDLVEMIYWFTNFPEQPERFSYNQASYNDDLRTISSLIAAIDQKTEAIFPLTPDTRRCLYCTYRSLCNRGVEAGDIHHLEEWLEPDAPDELRIDFDQIGEIEF; from the coding sequence ATGAGCCTACCTAGGGGATTTATCTTCAGCCAAAGCAGCCTGCAGGATTACGTGGATTGCCAACGACGCTTCCAGCTGCGTTACCTCCTGCATCAAAAATGGCCAGCGGTGGAAGCTGAGCCATATCTAGAAAATGAGCGCAGGATCGACCAGGGATCGAAATTCCACCAGATTGTCCACCAGCATCTGGTGGGTGTGCCAGAGAACGAGATAAAGATCTCAATCGCGAATGATGAAGTGCTCGAAGCCTGGTGGAATAACTACTTGCATTCAATTCGTGATGGAGTGCTTGCATCTATTCAGCTAGATAACAATCCGCATTTCGAAGAGCTCACTCTGTCCGCCCCGGTGGGTGATTTCCGCGTTTTGGCTAAATATGACCTGCTATTGTGCCAAACTGATGGAAAATGGCTCATCTTTGACTGGAAGACCTCTGAAAACCACCCAAAACGAAAATGGCTGGCAAACCGCCTGCAGACTCATATCTACCCCTATATATTGAGCAAGGCAGGTGCATGCTTAGGCGGTGGGGAGGCAATTGATCCTGACCTGGTTGAAATGATCTACTGGTTCACCAATTTCCCGGAACAGCCGGAACGTTTCTCCTACAATCAGGCCAGCTATAACGATGATCTACGGACGATAAGCAGTCTGATTGCAGCGATCGATCAAAAAACTGAAGCCATCTTCCCGCTGACTCCCGATACCAGGCGTTGCCTGTACTGCACCTACCGCTCTTTGTGTAATCGGGGAGTGGAAGCTGGAGATATCCACCATCTCGAGGAATGGCTGGAACCGGATGCACCCGATGAATTACGCATCGATTTCGACCAGATCGGAGAAATCGAGTTTTAA
- the recJ gene encoding single-stranded-DNA-specific exonuclease RecJ yields MGMLRTWLEPHEVSVPESYWRVIGGNRLVSQVLYSRGLVEVNTAKAFLSPEEYQPAAPIELPNLDQAVRIIQEAIHNNKRIGIWGDFDVDGQTSTTVLVTALKALGGNVIYHIPVRAEESHGISLPGLKKFLKHGLDLIITCDTGISAHEAIDYAVGKQVSVVITDHHDIQESLPNASAIINPKMLPPSHPLSTLPGVGVAYKLLEGLWHHEGKGLPPADHLDLVALGIIADLALLKGDTRYLAQIGLESLRHTKRPGLQSIFELTELTQANITEEHVGFILAPRMNALGRLDDANSMVELLMTQDKGRAAVLALELERLNAQRKLLTDQVYEAAQAQLSAEPRLLDTPVLVLSHPSWPAGVIGIVAARLVEQYHRPVIMLSAPVGEMARGSARSIEGINITQAIAANQRLLQGFGGHPMAAGLSIDPALIPEFRQAISTTIQGLGIEVQKEKDLQIDGYLNLSELSLGLVEDFERLAPFGAGNSPLVFATRNLSLTGYAAVGRNADHLQLTVEDELGYSMRSIWWHGAGLPLPETRFDLAYAVRASTYKGQRDVQIEWVDYRVQEAEAISLQGKKRPIEVVDMRDEADPMSKLNILSKNQVLSVWGEAGARLQVTCFDRFSIPGAENLVIWTIPPGPSEIRAVLDKVKPTRVYLFAINPGMDEPDEFLKRLVGLIKYRIKNSLGRVNVMELAATMAQTPLTIRAGLDWLIERGMIVVESKKGEEICLSEGTNKPNEGFDLQETPLDARLKESKAFRSYYLKADKDRLIISTE; encoded by the coding sequence ATGGGTATGCTGAGAACCTGGCTTGAACCTCATGAAGTAAGCGTGCCCGAAAGTTACTGGCGGGTAATCGGTGGCAACCGGCTGGTCAGCCAGGTTCTATATTCCCGCGGTCTGGTCGAAGTCAATACTGCCAAGGCGTTCTTATCGCCCGAAGAATACCAACCCGCGGCTCCGATCGAGCTTCCCAATCTCGACCAGGCAGTAAGGATCATCCAGGAAGCCATACATAACAACAAGCGTATTGGCATCTGGGGCGATTTCGATGTGGATGGGCAGACCTCGACGACCGTATTGGTTACCGCCCTGAAAGCACTGGGTGGAAACGTGATCTATCATATTCCAGTCCGGGCGGAAGAATCCCACGGCATCAGCCTGCCGGGATTGAAGAAATTCCTGAAGCATGGCTTGGATCTGATCATTACTTGCGACACAGGCATTTCTGCGCATGAAGCGATCGATTATGCCGTAGGGAAGCAGGTGTCAGTGGTGATCACTGACCACCATGACATTCAGGAAAGCCTGCCAAACGCCAGTGCGATTATTAACCCCAAGATGTTGCCACCTAGTCATCCTTTGAGCACCCTCCCGGGTGTGGGCGTGGCCTATAAGCTGCTGGAAGGATTATGGCACCACGAAGGAAAAGGCCTTCCACCTGCAGATCACCTGGACCTTGTGGCGTTGGGTATCATCGCTGACCTGGCATTATTAAAAGGCGATACGCGTTACCTGGCCCAAATTGGACTAGAGAGTTTGCGGCACACCAAACGGCCAGGATTGCAATCCATTTTTGAACTGACCGAGCTCACCCAGGCGAACATCACTGAAGAGCATGTTGGGTTTATCCTGGCACCCCGCATGAACGCTCTGGGAAGGCTGGATGATGCCAATAGCATGGTCGAGCTGCTGATGACTCAGGATAAGGGCCGGGCTGCGGTATTGGCCCTCGAGCTGGAGCGATTGAATGCCCAACGTAAACTGCTTACTGACCAGGTGTATGAAGCTGCCCAGGCTCAATTGTCAGCCGAGCCGAGGCTTTTAGATACACCGGTTCTGGTGTTATCCCATCCAAGCTGGCCAGCAGGGGTGATCGGGATCGTGGCTGCGCGCCTGGTGGAGCAGTATCATCGGCCGGTAATCATGCTATCCGCCCCGGTAGGTGAGATGGCGCGTGGCTCAGCCAGGTCTATCGAAGGGATCAATATCACCCAAGCTATCGCGGCTAACCAGAGGTTACTGCAAGGTTTTGGTGGTCACCCGATGGCAGCCGGATTATCCATCGACCCAGCCCTAATTCCTGAATTTCGCCAGGCTATCTCTACCACTATCCAGGGGCTGGGCATCGAAGTTCAAAAGGAAAAAGACCTGCAGATCGATGGTTACCTTAATTTATCGGAATTATCCCTGGGATTGGTGGAGGATTTTGAGCGCCTGGCACCCTTTGGAGCAGGAAATTCACCATTGGTATTCGCTACCCGCAATTTGAGCCTGACCGGTTATGCCGCAGTGGGTCGAAACGCTGATCACCTTCAGCTCACGGTTGAGGACGAATTAGGTTATAGCATGCGGTCCATCTGGTGGCACGGTGCAGGACTCCCCCTCCCAGAAACGAGATTCGACCTAGCATATGCAGTCCGAGCTAGTACATACAAGGGTCAACGTGATGTACAGATCGAATGGGTTGATTACCGTGTTCAAGAAGCCGAGGCGATATCGTTACAAGGTAAGAAACGACCCATAGAAGTGGTCGATATGAGGGATGAAGCTGATCCGATGTCGAAGCTGAACATACTGAGCAAGAATCAGGTGCTAAGTGTATGGGGAGAAGCAGGAGCCAGGTTGCAGGTGACATGCTTCGATAGATTTTCCATCCCAGGGGCTGAGAACCTGGTCATTTGGACCATTCCTCCTGGACCATCAGAAATCAGAGCCGTGCTTGATAAAGTTAAACCAACCAGGGTGTACTTGTTCGCGATTAATCCAGGGATGGATGAGCCGGATGAATTCCTGAAACGTTTGGTTGGGCTGATAAAATACCGTATCAAAAATTCTCTGGGGAGAGTCAATGTTATGGAATTAGCGGCTACAATGGCGCAGACTCCGCTGACCATTCGGGCAGGTCTTGACTGGCTAATTGAGCGGGGTATGATCGTTGTCGAGTCAAAAAAAGGGGAGGAGATCTGCCTGTCTGAAGGCACAAACAAGCCCAACGAAGGATTCGATCTGCAGGAAACCCCACTGGACGCACGGTTAAAGGAAAGCAAAGCATTTCGTAGCTATTACCTCAAGGCGGATAAGGATCGCCTGATAATATCCACGGAATAA